A stretch of DNA from Streptomyces venezuelae:
TGAGGGCGCCGGCCACGGTGAGCCAGCTCCAGTTCATCCAGTCGAACAGGCCGACCGCCACCAGGGCGATCAGCGCGAACGCCAGGGTGACAATCGCGATGATCACCCAGGACTCGCGGTACGAGAAGAACTTCGGGTTGGGCGCGTGCCACAGGCCGGCCACCGCGTAGTGCTGGCCCATCAGCCAGCCGAGGGCCGCGATGCCCCAGCCCGCCATGTCCCGGCGGTTCCGGTGGACCAGGTAGAGGCCGATCCCGCCGATGAAGAACGGCGCGTACTCGGGCATCAGAGCCATGGCGAGCAACTCGTTCTCCGAGGCGTCCGCGACCACCGCCGCGACGGCCCAGACCGCACAGAACACCAGGGTGCGCTGCCGGCCCCCGCCCGGCAGGATCACGAAGAGTGCGAAGAGCACGTAGAAGCGCATCTCGGCCCACAGGGTCCAGCAGACCCCGAGCACCCGCTCCGCGCCCATCGGCTGCTGGAACATGGTGAGGTTGGCCAGGAAGTCCGTCGGTGACACGGTCCGCCAGGCCACCATCGGCAGCGCGAACACCACCGTGACGAGGACGACCGCCACCCAGTAGGCCGGGTAGAGGCGGGCCACCCGGGAGGCCAGGAAGGACCGCAGCGGCCTGCCCCAGGCGCTCATGCAGATGACGAAACCGCTGATGACGAAGAAGAACTGGACACCCAGCGGGCCGTACGCGAACCAGGGCGCGGCATCGGGGAAGAGGTCCCGGGGCGAGTCCCCCCAGGCCTTGGAGATGTCCCCGTTGCGCCCGCCGAAGTGGTAGAGCGCGACCATCAGCGCGGCCAGCAGCCGCAGCCCGTCCAGGGCGCGGAGCCGGCCGTGGGAGGGGCCCGCGGACCGGGTGGCCGAAGGGCCGGCGGAAGACGCGGCACTGCCGCCCGCCCGGGAACCCTCGCGGTCCTGGGCGGGCAGGGCGGTGGTACTCACCTGGACTTCCCCCAGGACTGCTTCTGCAGCCGGCGGATCCGGCGCACGGCGCGGCGCAGGGCCGGACTCTTCGGGAGGAAGGAGAGCTGGGCCGGAATCCCGCCGGGCAGTCCGAGCGTGGTCAGGCGGCGCCGTTTGAAGTACCGCCAGGTGTGGTCGTTCAGATGGGCCGACAGGTACTGCTCGGCCTCCTCCCGGCGGGCGGCGAGGACCTGGGACTGCATGGCGTACCCGACGGCGGTCAGCAGGCCGGAGAGCTCCGTGCGGACCTGCTCCGGGCCGGGCACGGCCCAGGAGCGCACCGCCGCGGCATCGGCCAGGTCGGGCAGCAGGGCGTCGACCACGGTCATCGGGACCCGGTTGCTGTTCTGGTACGGGGCGACCCGGTCCAGGAGCCGGCCGGTGCCGGTCCGGGCGACCGGGAGGCCGTACAGGGTGGCGGCGGTGAGCAGTCCGGTGGAGAAGCAGCCCACGACCAGGGCCGGGCGCAGCCGCTGGTAGACCACCTCGGCCAGGACCGGGGCGGTCAGTATGGTCAGCCGGGCGCCGAGCCGGGCGGCCTCCTCCTCCACGGTGCGGGAGTAGCGGGCGGGCGCGCTGGGGTGCGGCTTGAAGACGATCTCGGTGTGGCCGAGGGCGTGCGCCCCGCGGACCATCGCCAGGTGCAGTTCGTCCTCCTCCTCGGGGGTGAGGAGTTCGAGGGCGGACAGGTACTGGCCGAGCAGCAGGGCGGGCGCCTCGGGGAGGTCCGGCACGTCCGCGTCGGCGGTCTCGGCGGAGAGTTCGGCGAGTACCTTGAGGAAGGCGTCGCCGGGCACCAGCTCGGCCGGCACCCCGAACTCGGTGAGCAGCAGCGGCTCCAGGCCGGGCACCAGGTCGAGGTGGAGCACCCGGCGGATGCGCATGCCGAGCTGGGCGTCGAGCTTGAACCGGGTGGGGCCGTAGCTCATCAGCCCGTCCGCGTACACCTCGACGGAGGCGCCGGGGAAGAGCTGGCACAGCGCCTGCGCGGGGGAGACCTGGATGGACTCGACGATCAGCTCGATCCGGTCCTCGCCCAGCCCCCACACGGTGCGGAGCTGACGTTCCCACAGCGGGACGTCCTCGGGGCGGGGGGACCAGGCGCTCGGGTGGAAGGGCTCGATGGTCCGGTTCCAGTCGAGGTGCTCGTCGAACCGGGTGCGCAGGGCGCCGAAGCCGGGCATCGCCGCGAGTCCGGGGGCGACCTCCGGGATCACGGCGTTGTTGCTGGTCAGCAGGATCCGCCGGGAGGCCGGGGCGAAGCTGCCGGCGTCGATGGCGGCGGCGAGCGTGGCCATTCCGTACAGGGTGGAGGCCACGAAGATCTGGGTGGTACGGCCGTTCATCAGGCGACCGCCCCGTCGCCGGCCCGCCGGCGGAGCCGTCGCAGCAGCACCGAGCGTTCGGTGTCCATGGAGTTCAGGGCGGCGTCGAGCACATCCTGCGGCATTCGTCCGAGCGCTGCCGAACTCATCGAACGGAGTTTTTTGGCCACGGCCGGTTCGAACCTTTCGATGGAGCCGATGTGGTGCGCGATGATTGCACAATATGTGCGAACGGCTTTCGGAAGCAGTAGGGCGGCATCCCGGTCCGCAGCGGTTTCCGAGATCACCTGATCGAATGCCCTGATGAAATCGAGCTGACGGATGTCGCCGATCTGGGTCAACGAGGTGGAAACCCCGCGCCGGTAGAAGATTCCGGGCAATCCGACCGAGGCGAAGGACTCCGCCTCGCGGTGCAGCCGCCAGATCCACGGCCGGTCCTCGGCCGTCCGCAGCCCGTCGGTGAAGTGCAGCAGCCCCCGGTCCAGCAGCCGGCGGTGGTACATCCCCGCCCAGGCGTACGGATAGTCCACCGAGGTGGGCCGCTCGGCGGGCAGGATCGCCGTCCGCGGATCGGCCGGCACCCCCTGCGGACCGTACGGAATGTGCTGCACGGTCCGGGTCTTCCCGGTCACCTGGACATGGTCATTGCGGACGAAATCGCAGCTCAGCGCCTCTATGGCGGCCAGGACGCGCTCCAGGTGGCCGGCTGCCAGCCAGTCGTCCCCGTCCATGAACGTCAGGTACTCGCCGGAGGCCGCGTCCAGTCCGGTGTTCCGGGCGGTGGCCAGACCGCCGTTCTTCTCGTGTCTGAGGTGCACCGCCCCCGGCAGCTCGCGCGCCGCCCGCTCGAGCAGCTCGGGCGTCCCGTCCGTCGAGCAGTCGTCGACGAGGAGGAACTCGAAGTCGTCCCGCGCGTTGAGTTCGAGGCTTTTCAGGGCATCCGGTGCGTATGTCTGCACGTTGTAGAACGGCACGACAACAGAGAGCTTGACCACCCCGGAGACATTAGGGCGTGGTGCGGCATTCATCATGGACCGGGTGAAGATTTTAAGTGAACGACGCGTGGCGGCGGCGTTAACCTGCCCCGCCATTTCGCCGGCACCGTCCGGATTCTCATTTCGTCGACGGGTTGTTAACCCTCCGTTGTGCGTTCGTTGGGCCGATCACCGGAATTCCGGCATACCTTCTGGCCCGTGCCAGTAAGCAAGCGGGTCGCAGTGCTCGCCGATTCCGATACGCGATGGAAATGGGGCGCACTCACCGCGCACCGCATCGCTCCCGACTGCGCTGCGGAGGACGGCAGCCTGACCGGCTTCCTGCTCCGCGGCCGGGCCACCCCCACCGCCCGCCAGCTCGGCGAGGTAGGCGTGCAGGCCGACCGGCTCGACGAGGTCACCTGCGCGGAGTTCCTCGCCGAACTGCGCCGCGAACACTACGACGTGGTCGTCCTCGCCCTGGTCGGCGGGGCCGTCCAGGCCGTGCTGCACGGCATCCGCGCCCTCTGGCCCGAACCCGCGCGGCGGCCCGTCCTGGTCACCGGCTATGTGGGCGTGGTCTACGAGAAGCTCGCCGACGGCCTGCTGCTGCGCCACGGCGCCGATGTCGTCCTCGCCAACTCCCGCCACGATGCGGACCGGTTCCGCGCCGTCTACGAGGGAGCGGGCGCCGATGCCGGTGCCGTCACCGAGACCGCCCTGCCCTTCCTGGACGGCCCGGCCTACGTCCCGGCCGGCAGCCGCGCCCACACGGTGGTCTTCGCCGCCCAGCCCTCCGTGCCCGCCGGCCCCACCGAGCGCAGCTACCTGCTGCGCCGGGCCGCCGAGCACGCCCGGCTGCACCCGGACCGCGAGGTCCTGATCAAGCTGCGCAGCAAGCCGGGCGAACACACCACGCACATCGAGGAACTGCCCTACCAGCGGCTCGCCGAGAAGCTGCCGGCCGGACTGCCCCCCAACTGCCGCCTGGTGTACGGGAACATGGGCGAGGTACTGGACCGCACCGACCTGCTGGTGACCGTCTCCTCCACGGCCGCGCTGGAGTCCCTGGCCCGTGGTATCCCGACCGCCGTCCTCACCGACCTCGGCATCCGCGAGGCCCTCGGCAACCACCACTTCCTCGGCTCCGGCTGCCTCGTCTCCTGGGACGGGATCGACGCCGGCCTGCGGCCCACCGGAGACCCGGACTGGCTGGCCGCCCAGGGCGTCACCTCCGACGCCCCGTACGAGGCCGCCCGGGCCCGGATCGCCGCCCTCGCGGCGCTGCCCGAACTCCCGCCGGTCGCCCCGTACTACACGGCCGCCACCGCCCCCGGCTACCTCCCCGGCATCCTGGCCCGCCACCACCTGGCCCCCGACGGCACCGTGCTGCCGGGCGCCGCCAAGGCCCTCTCCGAACGGTCCCGGCTGCGCCGCTACCTGCGCACCTACCTGCGCGAGGCCGCCCGCGGCACCTACCGCCACGGCGTCCAGCGGGTGGCCCCGGTCATCCGCCGGCTGGGGGAGCTGTGACCGCGCCCGCCACCGCCCCGCGCGTGGTGGCCGTCATCCCGGCCCGCGGCGGCTCCAAGGGCGTCCCCGGCAAGAACCTGGCCGAGGTGGCCGGCATCCCGCTGGTGATCCGCGCGGTCCGGGCCTGCCAGGCCGCACCCACGGTCACCGAGGTACTGGTCTCCACCGACTCCGCCGACATCGCAGCCGCTGCCCGCGCCGCCGGTGCCGAGGTGGTCCGCCGCCCGGCCGCCCTCGCCGGCGACACCGCCACCAGCGAATCGGCCCTGCTGCACGCCCTGGACGCGTACGAGGAACTCCACTCCGTCCAGGTGGACGTGGTCCTGCTGGTCCAGTGCACCAGCCCGTTCCTCACCGCCTCCGACGTCGAGTCGGTCGCCGCCGCCGTCGCCACCGGCCCGGCCGACTCGGCCCTCACCGTCGCCCCGTTCCACGGCTTCCTCTGGCGGACCACCCCCGAAGACGGGGGTGCCGGCGTCAACCACGACAAGGCCACCCGCCCCCGCCGCCAGGACCGCCCCCAGGACCTGCTGGAGACCGGCGCCGCCTACGCCATGGACGCGGCCGGCTTCCGCCGCGCCCGGCACCGGTTCTTCGGGCACACCGTGCCCGTCCTCACCGACCCCGCCCGCGTGCTGGAGATCGACGATCCCCACGACCTGGCCCGGGCCCGCGCCCTGGCCCCGCTGCTCGACCCGAGCGCACCCACCGAAACCCACACCCCTCCCCGAGTACACGCACCAGCACCCGTACCGACCGAAGGACGTCCCCTGTCATGACCGCCATCCCGAACGCCCGCTTCCGCCCCCTCGGATCGCGCACCGCCGGCCCCGGTCAGCCCGTCTACGTCGTCGGCGAGATCGGCATCAACCACAACGGTGACCTGGCCAACGCCATCGCCCTGATCGACGCCGCCGCCGAGGCCGGCTGCGACGCCGTGAAGTTCCAGAAGCGCACCCCGGAGATCTGCACCCCGCGCGACCAGTGGGACATCGAGCGCGACACCCCCTGGGGCCGGATGACCTACATCGACTACCGCCACCGCGTCGAGTTCGGCGAGGACGAGTACCGCGCCATCGACGAGCACTGCAGGCAGCGCGGCATCGACTGGTTCGCCTCCCCGTGGGACACCGAGGCCGTCGCCTTCCTGGAGAAGTTCGACGTCCCGTGCCACAAGGTGGCCTCCGCCTCCCTCACCGACGACGAACTGCTGCGCGCCCTGCGCGCCACCGGCCGCACCGTGATCCTCTCCACCGGCATGTCCACCCCGCAGCAGATCCGGCACGCCGTCGAGGTCCTCGGCAGCGCCAACATCCTGCTCTGCCACGCCACCTCCACCTACCCGGCCAAGGCGGAGGAGCTCAACCTGCGGGTGATCAACACCCTCCAGGAGGAGTACCCGAACGTCCCGATCGGCTACTCCGGCCACGAGACCGGCCTCCAGACCACCCTGGCCGCGGTCGCCCTCGGCGCCACCTTCATCGAGCGCCACATCACCCTCGACCGCGCCATGTGGGGCTCCGACCAGGCCGCCTCCGTCGAGCCGGGCGGCCTCGCCCGCCTGGTCCGCGACATCCGCACCATCGAGACCGCGCTCGGCGACGGCATCAAGAAGGTCTACGAGTCCGAGCTCGGCCCCATGAAGAAGCTCCGCCGCGTCCAGGGCGACCTCGCCGCCGTCTGATCCGGCGAACCCATCCGCCCGACCTCCCCGGAACAGGAGTCACGTGGTGAACGCTGTCGCTTCCACTCTGGCTTTCGTCGAGAGCCCGGTCCAGCTCCTCAACGTGCTGGAGTGGGCACACGCTGACGCGGCTGCCGCCACCGACGCGGTGCCGGACCCCGGGCAGGTGCTGGCCGGGGTGCCGCGCCAGCCCGACCGCCGGGTCGCAGCGGCCGGGGAGGCCGGGGAGGCGGGGGAGGCCGGGGCCGGCGGCTCCCCGGACGGTGCCGCCGCCGCGCGGCCGTTCCGGATCGTCGTCCTGCCGCCCACCGACCCGATGTCGCGGGGCCAGCTGCGCCGGATCGCCGGGATCGCCCGGGACCAGGGGCACACCGTGCAGTGGCAGGAGGCCCGCGGCGGCTCCGCCGCACCCTTCAAGGCACTGGCCTCCCTCGCCGGGGAGGTCCGGCGGGCCGACCGGGTCGTCGTCGGCGACCCCTTCTCCCGGTTCGTCCAGCTGCTGCTGGTGCCGGCCCGGGCCAAGGAGCTGGTGGTCGTCGACGACGGCACCGCCACCATGGAGTTCCTGGCCCAGCTCGGCCGCGGCGAGCGGCTCCGCCGCTGGCACCGCACCGGCACCGGCACCCTGGCCCGGATCAAGGAGCTGGCGTACGCGCCGGTCTCCGGCCGGGCCCGGCGCCGGCTGACGCCCGGACCGGACCGCCGGGTGGAGGTGTTCACCTCCATGCCCGTCACCCCGCTGCCCGGCATGGTCCTCCGGGTCAACGACTTCGCCTGGACCCGCTCCCGGTTCGGCCCGCCCCGCCTGACCAAGGGCACCGACCTGGTCGGGACCTCCCTGGTGGAGACCGGGGTGGTCGACGCGGACCGGTACCTGGAGGCGGTCGGCCGGCTGACCCGGGTGCACGGGGCGACCCGCTACTTCGCCCACCGCCGCGAGTCCCCGGAGAAGCTGCGTGCGCTGAGCGAGGCGACCGGGCTGGAGATCGTCCGCCCGGACCTGCCGCTGGAACTCATCGCCCGCAGGGGGCCCATCGGCCGTACGATCGTGAGCTTTCCGTCCACGGTCGTCCACACCCTGCCCTACGCACTTGACGGAACCGGGGTGAAGGTCGCCGTCTGTGACATCGACCCGTCCTGGCTGACCGCGACCACCTCCTCCCGGGCCCGCGGGTTCCTGGCCGGGGTCGCCGACACGGCCCGGGACGTGCACAGACTCCCCTCACAGGCGGCCCCCGCGGCTGGATGAACACCGGAGGGGGGCCGGAGGAGCGGCGGAGTTTACCCCCGCACATACGGGCTCATGCGTCCGGAGGACGGGATTTCTTCCCCGAACGGGTTGAACTTTTGCCGATCTCCACCCGGTTGGCGGTTGGGTGCGCCTAACCTTCAACAGGTGAACCAGTTGATGTCCCGCGAGTCCCAGACCGCCCTGCCCGGAGAGCCCGCCCAGCCCGAGCTGCCGGGCAAACTCCCGGAACACCTGCGCACCGAACTGATCGCGTTCCGCCGGGACTTGCACATGCACCCCGAGCTCGGTCACCAGGAGTTCCGGACCACCGCCGCGATCAAGGCACGGCTGGAGAAAGCCGGCCTCCGGCCACGGGTGCTGGACTCCGGCACCGGCCTGATCTGTGACGTGGGCACCTGGGACGGCCTACGGCCCATGCTGGCCCTCCGCGCGGACATCGACGCCCTGCCCATTCCGGATGCGAAGACCCACGTTCCGTACCGCTCCACCGTCCCCGACCGGGCCCACGCCTGCGGGCACGACGTGCACACCGCCGCCGTGCTCGGCGCCGGCCTGGTGCTGGCCGGGCTGGACCGGAAGGGACTGCTGCCGCGGCCGGTCCGGCTGCTGTTCCAGCCCGCCGAGGAGGTGCTGCCGGGCGGTGCCACCGAGGCGATCGCCTCCGGGGTGCTGGACGGCGTAGGGAAGATCATCGCGGTGCACTGCGACCCGCGGGTGGACGCCGGCCGGATCGGCCTGCGGGTCGGCCCGATCACCTCGGCCTGCGACCGGCTGGAGGTCAACCTCGACGGGGCCGGCGGCCACACCGCCCGGCCGCACCTGACCACCGACCTGGTGACGGCCGCGGCCCGGGTGGCCATCGACGTGCCGGCCCTGCTGGCCCGCCGGATGGACGCCCGCGCGGGGATGTCCATCACCTGGGGCCGGATCGAGGCCGGGCACGCCTGCAATGTGATCCCGATGCACGCGGAGCTGTCCGGAACCGTGCGCTGCCTGGACCTGAACGCCTGGCACGAGGCGCCGGACCAGATCCACGCGGCGATCGACGAGGTCGCCACCATGCACGGGGCCAAGTTCGAGATCAACCACGTCCGCGGGGTGCCGCCGGTGGTCAACGACCCGGTGGTCACCGAGCTGCTCCGGGAGGCGATGGCGGCCCGCAACGGCGCCGACTCGATCGAGGACACCGAGCAGAGCCTGGGCGGCGAGGACTTCTCCTGGTACCTGGAGCACGTCCCCGGTGCCATGGCCCGCCTCGGGGTCCGTACCCCCGGGGACA
This window harbors:
- a CDS encoding glycosyltransferase family 2 protein translates to MVKLSVVVPFYNVQTYAPDALKSLELNARDDFEFLLVDDCSTDGTPELLERAARELPGAVHLRHEKNGGLATARNTGLDAASGEYLTFMDGDDWLAAGHLERVLAAIEALSCDFVRNDHVQVTGKTRTVQHIPYGPQGVPADPRTAILPAERPTSVDYPYAWAGMYHRRLLDRGLLHFTDGLRTAEDRPWIWRLHREAESFASVGLPGIFYRRGVSTSLTQIGDIRQLDFIRAFDQVISETAADRDAALLLPKAVRTYCAIIAHHIGSIERFEPAVAKKLRSMSSAALGRMPQDVLDAALNSMDTERSVLLRRLRRRAGDGAVA
- a CDS encoding N-acetylneuraminate synthase family protein, with amino-acid sequence MTAIPNARFRPLGSRTAGPGQPVYVVGEIGINHNGDLANAIALIDAAAEAGCDAVKFQKRTPEICTPRDQWDIERDTPWGRMTYIDYRHRVEFGEDEYRAIDEHCRQRGIDWFASPWDTEAVAFLEKFDVPCHKVASASLTDDELLRALRATGRTVILSTGMSTPQQIRHAVEVLGSANILLCHATSTYPAKAEELNLRVINTLQEEYPNVPIGYSGHETGLQTTLAAVALGATFIERHITLDRAMWGSDQAASVEPGGLARLVRDIRTIETALGDGIKKVYESELGPMKKLRRVQGDLAAV
- a CDS encoding polysialyltransferase family glycosyltransferase, with product MNGRTTQIFVASTLYGMATLAAAIDAGSFAPASRRILLTSNNAVIPEVAPGLAAMPGFGALRTRFDEHLDWNRTIEPFHPSAWSPRPEDVPLWERQLRTVWGLGEDRIELIVESIQVSPAQALCQLFPGASVEVYADGLMSYGPTRFKLDAQLGMRIRRVLHLDLVPGLEPLLLTEFGVPAELVPGDAFLKVLAELSAETADADVPDLPEAPALLLGQYLSALELLTPEEEDELHLAMVRGAHALGHTEIVFKPHPSAPARYSRTVEEEAARLGARLTILTAPVLAEVVYQRLRPALVVGCFSTGLLTAATLYGLPVARTGTGRLLDRVAPYQNSNRVPMTVVDALLPDLADAAAVRSWAVPGPEQVRTELSGLLTAVGYAMQSQVLAARREEAEQYLSAHLNDHTWRYFKRRRLTTLGLPGGIPAQLSFLPKSPALRRAVRRIRRLQKQSWGKSR
- a CDS encoding DUF6716 putative glycosyltransferase, with translation MPVSKRVAVLADSDTRWKWGALTAHRIAPDCAAEDGSLTGFLLRGRATPTARQLGEVGVQADRLDEVTCAEFLAELRREHYDVVVLALVGGAVQAVLHGIRALWPEPARRPVLVTGYVGVVYEKLADGLLLRHGADVVLANSRHDADRFRAVYEGAGADAGAVTETALPFLDGPAYVPAGSRAHTVVFAAQPSVPAGPTERSYLLRRAAEHARLHPDREVLIKLRSKPGEHTTHIEELPYQRLAEKLPAGLPPNCRLVYGNMGEVLDRTDLLVTVSSTAALESLARGIPTAVLTDLGIREALGNHHFLGSGCLVSWDGIDAGLRPTGDPDWLAAQGVTSDAPYEAARARIAALAALPELPPVAPYYTAATAPGYLPGILARHHLAPDGTVLPGAAKALSERSRLRRYLRTYLREAARGTYRHGVQRVAPVIRRLGEL
- a CDS encoding amidohydrolase; protein product: MSRESQTALPGEPAQPELPGKLPEHLRTELIAFRRDLHMHPELGHQEFRTTAAIKARLEKAGLRPRVLDSGTGLICDVGTWDGLRPMLALRADIDALPIPDAKTHVPYRSTVPDRAHACGHDVHTAAVLGAGLVLAGLDRKGLLPRPVRLLFQPAEEVLPGGATEAIASGVLDGVGKIIAVHCDPRVDAGRIGLRVGPITSACDRLEVNLDGAGGHTARPHLTTDLVTAAARVAIDVPALLARRMDARAGMSITWGRIEAGHACNVIPMHAELSGTVRCLDLNAWHEAPDQIHAAIDEVATMHGAKFEINHVRGVPPVVNDPVVTELLREAMAARNGADSIEDTEQSLGGEDFSWYLEHVPGAMARLGVRTPGDTAKRDLHRGDFDVDESAIAVGVEFFTAAALIDGHRARPLGQTVR
- a CDS encoding acyltransferase, whose protein sequence is MSTTALPAQDREGSRAGGSAASSAGPSATRSAGPSHGRLRALDGLRLLAALMVALYHFGGRNGDISKAWGDSPRDLFPDAAPWFAYGPLGVQFFFVISGFVICMSAWGRPLRSFLASRVARLYPAYWVAVVLVTVVFALPMVAWRTVSPTDFLANLTMFQQPMGAERVLGVCWTLWAEMRFYVLFALFVILPGGGRQRTLVFCAVWAVAAVVADASENELLAMALMPEYAPFFIGGIGLYLVHRNRRDMAGWGIAALGWLMGQHYAVAGLWHAPNPKFFSYRESWVIIAIVTLAFALIALVAVGLFDWMNWSWLTVAGALTYPFYLVHEHLGWVVIHTLHRRLEVPAVATFAATVGIMLVLAWLIHRLVERPLTPKLRRALDREIA